The following nucleotide sequence is from Perca flavescens isolate YP-PL-M2 chromosome 20, PFLA_1.0, whole genome shotgun sequence.
TTCAACATAATCCCATGcagatattaaacattaacatcTATGCAATGAGGCCACTAATTAGGCACACTATGGAAATAATGAGCACACATTTCCACACTACAACTCCTGTTTTTACACAACATGTGCACTGTGTTCATATAAACTGCATATCCTGAatggttttgaaaaaaaactgcttaTTTATACAGCAAATTTCTCTAATGTATAATCACTGTCATCGTTAATTATCATCCATATAGGGGCAGTCTAAGTGTGTAGTTTCTATCACGCATGGCTATTCAGTGACTGTCAACAGGAATGTGTctgcaaacagacacagacactaaAATTATGacataatgaaaaataaaatatacccTCTCTATCCTGGTCcttagcttttattttgtaaaacttTCTCTGGCACTTACTTTATCACAGAGTTACAGGGatattgttttggtgctttgaCTCTGTTCCTCCTTGATATAGTTTGCTTCTGATGTTACTGATCCTAGAATCAATTCAACTTCCCTCTGCGTAAAACCAATTTCTAAACGCCTTAATCGTGAATGTAGCCATATGGCAACCATATGTTTGAAATGATCGAGGTATTGCACAACCTGCTTGCAAATGCTACCTAATGACCTAAATCagacatcatatcacatcattGGGAAAATAATCTTATCACAATGGTAGAACACCACGGAGCACACCACACAGCTGATACTGCAGTCATGTTGATGACACATGAGTGCTTGTGTGCCAGAAATTGCAGCCATGAAGCAAATCTACTTGCCTCCCACTCCTCTTTTAGGTCGCTGTAATCTCTTATACATGATGGATAGCCCACCGTATGCACTTATGACCAGCTCAGTGCCTCCCTTGCTCCTTTCCCTCACCACATCCTCAGGCACCCGACACAGTGTGCatcatgagtgtgtgtctgtgtgagccaGCCCTACCCCTACCTCACAGTCAAACAGCAGGTGCAGCTGCCCGTCGATCCATTCCTCGATATCCAGCCTCCTCTGCAGGTCCTTGCGGTTGTATTTGACTGTCAGCTTGCCCAGCTTGCGGTGCGCTGGCTCCTGTGTTTTGTCCGCTGCCTGGAACATCACCCTGGACTGGGTGCTAGGCTCTGACGCCATGGCTGCCACGGCCTCAGGAGAACCGTGGAAACACActgagctcacacacacacacacacacacacacacacacagagacagaccaaCAGGCTCTGACACGTTTGTTTTGCACACCCTCTTCTGTCTTCTACTCTGCTTCTGCTTTTCCAGTGGGCTGCTGTTCCCACGCGTATCTCCTGTAATGTTGTTGAGTGTTCGTGCTCTCCCTCTCTATAACGCTGGCTATGTTCCTTTGcctgtcctctctcttttcccctctctctctcgctgtcttgCTCTCCGTCCCTCCTCTTGCAACACCCACTGGCTGCACTATCAGGAGGATGGTAATGAGATATGCCTCCGTGCATGTGAGTCTGTGCAtgcatttgagtgtgtgtgtgtgtgtgtgtgtgtgtgtgtgtgcgcgcacatgcACTTCAtagagtgtgtgtttgctttatgctctctttctctgtgttatAGCAGGTGGGAGAACAGAGTTCAATTGCAGTGATAAAAACTGGAGAAAGGGTGAGAGGGCAACCACAGCAATCAAGTTAGGAATATTACTCTGGCTGAAAATATGCCAACATGTGATACTGACATCacaaaatatagaaatatgtgtgttctttttatctCTGATATTATCAGAAACATCTACATACCAGCACACCACCCACATTTTCAGCAGGAGTGTGTAAAGTATTTGTCTGCCCATAAAGTCAAAAGGGTTTGGCATGCTACGGGCTCTTGTGTTCGCAAACACTCCCAACAATAGCTGGGTCCCCCTGACAGGTGAGCCAGGGTTCCTCTAGTGTGATGGCTGCTTTGCCCTTTATAACAGGCATTATCAGGTGTACGTTTAATAAGCCTTGAAGTCAAATTGGCATCCTCAGTTACGCACCCATTAATAATGGATGCATAGAGGAGGACTATTTATGGGTGTTTAGAAgtcaaatgtcaaataaaaGTCTTGAAACCATCAATGTTTGTGAAGTCAAATATCACCAGTAGCACATAAACCCAAGGTCAAAAATTCATAGTTGTACCTCCCGGTGCCAAACTATTACAgttgagacacagagacaacgGGCTGCAGAGTTTCCACAGATCCTATTACGATATGAATAATGGggttcagttttttgttttggcaGGGACTATCAATCAGCCGTAGCTGCGCGTGTTCACCCACTGATGCACCGTCTGTTACAAACACTGAATTATTGAGTGCCTTTATCAGCTCACCTTTCCAGACAAACAAATTCATTCATCTTGTCTTTTGCTGCTTGGTTCTGCACCATCAGggttgtctaaaaaaaaaaggggacgTGTACCAGGGACTTGTGTAAGGCCTTCTTACCTTGGCCCTGGCCAGGTGATGCATTCTAGGTGGGAGAAAAGGACAGCAGGGGCAGTAGCCTAAATAAACTTTACCTCTACTGTTAAATCTTCACAGCTGGATAAAGATGTAAGATCCACTTGGCAGGAAGCTGTAGAGGTTGTGGATACTATCTAAAAATCTATTATCCTCTTGCTAAATTTGCCTGCAATTATGATTCATTCTAAATCATAAAACCAATTAATCTACAGTACATTTCATAATTTGAGCGACCACTTCCTGCTTCGTCTAGTTGTTGATAACTTCATGACTCATCGCATACCTTAATTGGATGACTCAATGCATGAATcatcagtatcactacaattgCGAAAAGACGATTGGTGCTCCTGTGAGTTTTAATGATAAGTCGTGTTAATGATTACACTGTATGTGAGGAAAA
It contains:
- the ppp1r14d gene encoding protein phosphatase 1 regulatory subunit 14B, whose translation is MASEPSTQSRVMFQAADKTQEPAHRKLGKLTVKYNRKDLQRRLDIEEWIDGQLHLLFDCEEEEIPELEIDIDELLELTDEGQRTRLQELLQECGKPKEDFINGLLYRIKGLRKMSGPLKK